One genomic region from uncultured Treponema sp. encodes:
- a CDS encoding RlmE family RNA methyltransferase yields MPSKQNLYKKPDYWSQKAFKEGYPARSVYKLQEIDEKFGMLKKSSIVLDLGAAPGSWTVWLLRNIKQSGKVVSVDLNHLSKDVKAENLVFFQGDLLSEEIRNLIKEQGPYDLVVCDAAPLTTGNRTIDTLRSKALVEMAIWYAGAMLKTGGNFCVKIFQNGDQQKLLMKMREIFTQAKGFKPEACRTESFETYLIGLNKKI; encoded by the coding sequence ATGCCATCAAAACAGAATCTTTACAAAAAGCCCGATTACTGGTCTCAAAAAGCTTTCAAGGAAGGTTACCCTGCAAGAAGCGTTTATAAGCTTCAGGAAATAGATGAAAAATTTGGAATGCTTAAAAAAAGTTCCATTGTTCTTGATTTGGGTGCGGCTCCGGGAAGCTGGACTGTCTGGCTTTTGAGAAATATAAAGCAGTCTGGAAAAGTTGTTTCCGTGGATTTGAATCATCTTTCAAAAGATGTCAAGGCGGAAAATCTTGTTTTTTTTCAGGGCGATTTGCTTAGCGAGGAAATCCGAAATCTGATAAAAGAGCAGGGACCTTACGACTTGGTTGTTTGCGACGCTGCTCCTTTGACGACTGGAAACCGCACGATAGACACTTTGCGTTCAAAGGCGCTTGTTGAAATGGCGATTTGGTATGCGGGCGCAATGCTTAAAACTGGCGGAAATTTCTGCGTGAAAATTTTTCAGAACGGAGATCAGCAAAAGCTTCTTATGAAAATGCGCGAAATTTTTACTCAGGCAAAAGGATTCAAGCCTGAAGCCTGCCGCACGGAATCTTTTGAAACTTATTTAATCGGTTTGAACAAAAAAATTTAG
- a CDS encoding TPM domain-containing protein — protein MSASFFGGSKQNKTFIWILALTFFIVAFLSFSAKSKDEQNSATFNNEASGIYKPVLDNAGILSKAELRQLESFITNLDERTGIQIAVIIVKNLDGEDIESFSMKHAEQYKLGQKGTDNGVLLTVAMKEREVRIETGYGAEGILTDAVCARIIRNKIAPLFKQEKYFEGIESGIKAIASVLTSDETMTENQSQAENSAEEDEEESPFSVLAFVFFVVLIFVIFGRGKNLWLLPFIFGGGSSGRRNSDNFRKGGGGSFGGGGASGRW, from the coding sequence ATGAGCGCATCTTTTTTCGGCGGAAGCAAGCAGAACAAAACTTTCATCTGGATTCTAGCTCTTACATTTTTCATTGTAGCTTTTCTGTCGTTTTCAGCAAAAAGCAAAGACGAACAGAACAGCGCAACTTTTAACAATGAAGCTAGCGGAATATACAAGCCGGTTTTAGACAATGCGGGAATTCTTTCCAAGGCGGAACTAAGGCAACTTGAATCTTTCATCACAAATTTGGACGAGCGCACAGGAATTCAGATTGCGGTTATTATTGTAAAAAACTTGGACGGCGAAGACATCGAGTCATTCAGCATGAAGCACGCGGAACAATACAAGCTCGGTCAAAAAGGAACTGACAACGGAGTTCTGCTAACAGTCGCCATGAAAGAGCGCGAAGTAAGAATTGAAACTGGCTACGGTGCGGAAGGAATTCTTACAGATGCAGTTTGCGCGCGCATAATCCGCAATAAAATTGCGCCGCTGTTCAAGCAGGAAAAATATTTTGAAGGAATTGAAAGCGGAATCAAAGCCATTGCTTCAGTTTTAACAAGCGATGAAACAATGACAGAAAATCAGTCCCAAGCTGAAAATTCTGCGGAAGAAGACGAAGAGGAAAGTCCTTTTTCTGTTCTTGCGTTTGTTTTTTTTGTAGTGCTTATTTTTGTAATATTCGGGCGCGGAAAAAATCTCTGGCTTTTGCCTTTTATTTTTGGCGGCGGAAGTTCAGGCAGAAGAAATTCAGACAACTTTAGAAAAGGCGGCGGCGGAAGTTTTGGTGGAGGCGGCGCAAGCGGACGCTGGTAA
- a CDS encoding MerR family transcriptional regulator, giving the protein MAQYSIGQVEKITGVKSHVLRYWEETVPGFAPRKDYSGRRIYSQRDVEIVLRLKYLIYVKKFTIEGAKNQIIEDAENVQNNPDAVMEIRKIRADLSELFFEIQKAKKQEEN; this is encoded by the coding sequence ATGGCGCAATACAGCATCGGGCAAGTTGAAAAAATTACCGGGGTTAAGTCGCACGTTTTGCGTTATTGGGAAGAAACTGTTCCAGGCTTTGCTCCGCGGAAAGATTATTCCGGCCGAAGAATTTATTCGCAGCGTGATGTGGAAATTGTTTTAAGGCTGAAATATCTAATTTATGTAAAAAAGTTTACGATAGAAGGCGCAAAAAATCAGATTATAGAAGACGCGGAAAATGTTCAGAACAATCCAGATGCTGTAATGGAAATTAGAAAAATTCGGGCGGATTTGAGCGAGCTTTTTTTTGAAATTCAAAAAGCCAAGAAGCAAGAGGAAAATTAA
- a CDS encoding long-chain fatty acid--CoA ligase, translating to MNYKFGDTLPKLVRKSAIQWPEISAQLSRTKSGEYKETNYHDLFENAMDFAGALLDIGVKRGDRIGLIADNREEWEQADVGLLSIGAIDTPRGLDATETDLAYILSFSEVEITIVENETQVKKLLNIKKSIPTLKTIISFEEVSEDTKSDCEKQKVACLWFRDLQKSGHEWRKQHPDAVEQELEKGKPDDLATIIFTSGTTGTPKGVMLSHGNILCQLDEVTERIFLNPGERALLVLPVWHAFQRAVEYVIIAQGGTLCYSKPIGSVLLQDLQKLDPYLLPAVPRVWSAVYDGIWRKMRKTGGIAFALFRFFVAEALLWSKIDRKLRRKNTRFGPDYLGFWWPVLVWPWLLLYPIKLLGNLLVFRKIKAMVGKNFRSGIAGGGAFPKNVDAFFWAIGVNIQEGYGLTETSPIISVRPIADPIFGNVGTPLRGMEVRVVDDDGIILGRCKKGTLQIKGGCVMQGYYKRPDLTDKVMTVDGWFDTGDIAILSVNNEIQLRGRKKDTIVLQGGENIEPLPIEAKINESRFISTSVVFGTNEKGIDQKYLVALILPDQDAIETYATENGISFGSYEELAETEAIQKLLEGEVFESISAKNGFKSFERINKIAVITKPFEVGVELSAKQEMMRYRVADIYKDKLAKLYKD from the coding sequence ATGAATTACAAATTCGGAGATACTCTTCCAAAATTAGTCAGAAAAAGCGCAATCCAGTGGCCTGAAATTTCAGCGCAGCTTTCAAGAACAAAGTCAGGCGAATACAAGGAAACTAATTACCACGATTTATTTGAAAACGCAATGGACTTTGCCGGCGCGCTTTTGGACATCGGCGTAAAACGGGGAGACAGAATCGGACTCATTGCTGACAACCGCGAAGAGTGGGAACAGGCGGACGTCGGACTTCTTTCAATCGGAGCAATAGACACACCGCGCGGACTTGACGCAACAGAAACAGACCTTGCTTACATTCTTTCTTTTTCAGAAGTTGAAATCACAATTGTTGAAAACGAAACGCAAGTAAAAAAACTTTTGAATATAAAAAAATCAATTCCAACGCTCAAGACAATAATTTCATTTGAGGAAGTTTCAGAAGACACAAAATCAGACTGCGAAAAACAAAAAGTTGCTTGTCTTTGGTTCAGGGATTTGCAGAAATCAGGACACGAATGGCGCAAACAGCATCCAGACGCAGTTGAACAGGAACTTGAAAAAGGAAAGCCGGACGATCTTGCGACAATAATTTTTACAAGCGGAACTACAGGAACTCCAAAAGGCGTAATGCTAAGCCACGGAAATATTTTATGCCAGCTTGATGAAGTTACAGAGCGAATATTTTTAAATCCGGGCGAGCGCGCATTGCTTGTTCTTCCGGTATGGCACGCATTCCAAAGAGCAGTTGAATATGTAATCATTGCTCAAGGTGGAACTCTTTGCTACAGCAAGCCGATTGGAAGCGTTCTTCTTCAGGACTTGCAGAAACTTGATCCTTATCTTTTGCCGGCTGTTCCGCGTGTCTGGTCAGCAGTTTACGACGGAATCTGGCGCAAAATGAGAAAAACCGGAGGAATCGCATTTGCACTTTTCAGATTTTTTGTTGCAGAAGCATTATTATGGAGCAAAATCGACAGAAAATTAAGAAGAAAAAATACTCGCTTCGGTCCGGACTATCTTGGATTTTGGTGGCCGGTTCTTGTATGGCCGTGGCTTCTTCTTTATCCAATCAAACTTCTTGGAAACCTGCTTGTCTTTAGAAAAATCAAAGCGATGGTTGGAAAAAATTTCCGATCTGGAATTGCTGGTGGCGGAGCGTTTCCTAAAAATGTTGATGCGTTTTTCTGGGCAATCGGCGTAAATATTCAGGAAGGCTACGGACTTACAGAAACTTCTCCTATTATAAGCGTCCGTCCGATTGCAGATCCGATTTTCGGAAATGTCGGAACTCCTTTGCGCGGAATGGAAGTAAGAGTTGTTGACGACGACGGAATTATTCTCGGCAGATGCAAAAAGGGAACTCTACAGATAAAGGGCGGATGCGTTATGCAAGGCTACTACAAACGCCCGGATTTAACCGACAAAGTTATGACCGTGGACGGTTGGTTTGACACTGGCGACATTGCAATTCTTTCCGTAAATAATGAAATTCAACTTAGAGGCCGAAAAAAAGATACAATAGTTCTTCAAGGCGGAGAAAACATTGAGCCGCTTCCAATTGAAGCAAAAATAAACGAATCCAGATTTATTTCAACTTCTGTTGTGTTCGGAACAAACGAAAAAGGAATCGACCAAAAATATCTTGTGGCGCTTATTTTGCCAGACCAAGATGCAATTGAAACTTACGCGACAGAAAACGGAATCAGCTTTGGCTCTTATGAAGAACTTGCGGAAACAGAAGCGATTCAAAAACTTCTTGAAGGTGAAGTATTCGAGTCAATTAGCGCAAAAAACGGATTCAAGTCTTTTGAGCGCATAAACAAAATCGCCGTAATAACCAAGCCTTTTGAGGTTGGAGTAGAACTAAGCGCAAAGCAAGAAATGATGCGCTATAGGGTTGCAGACATTTACAAAGATAAACTTGCAAAACTTTACAAAGACTAA
- a CDS encoding protein-glutamate O-methyltransferase CheR has product MADLLSDIQFNEFRKLIYDASGITFSETNRSILDSRLKERLREKNLTDPQEYYRLITSNKEEFKVFLDSITTNLTRFFRNQPHFDALINYVIPHVIEDKKQTVGDFKIRIWSAGCSTGEEPYTLAMLLKDKLPAPYTFEIIASDISLKSLMTAQKGFYPDSRISGIPQNYLASYFTRVDGGYQVKPELMKTIRFDYHNLRFDMGARNFDIVFCRNVLIYFDEAAQKITIDNFWKSMARHSYLFIGHSESLFGMDTKFEFLKTPWACLYQKNEK; this is encoded by the coding sequence ATGGCAGATTTGCTTTCAGATATACAATTCAATGAATTTAGAAAACTCATTTACGATGCAAGCGGAATAACTTTTTCAGAGACAAACCGTTCGATTCTTGACAGCAGATTGAAGGAACGTCTGCGTGAAAAAAATCTGACAGATCCTCAGGAATATTACCGTTTGATAACAAGCAATAAGGAAGAATTCAAAGTTTTCCTTGACAGCATCACAACGAACCTTACAAGATTCTTCAGAAACCAGCCGCATTTTGATGCTCTTATAAATTATGTAATTCCTCATGTTATTGAAGATAAAAAACAGACTGTCGGGGATTTTAAAATCAGAATCTGGAGCGCGGGCTGTTCAACTGGCGAAGAGCCTTACACTTTGGCGATGCTTCTAAAGGACAAGCTTCCGGCTCCTTATACATTTGAAATTATTGCTTCCGACATTTCCTTAAAATCCCTGATGACGGCGCAAAAAGGTTTTTACCCGGATTCCCGCATTTCAGGAATTCCGCAGAATTACCTTGCTTCGTATTTTACAAGAGTTGACGGCGGTTATCAGGTTAAGCCGGAACTTATGAAGACAATCCGCTTTGACTACCACAATTTGCGTTTTGACATGGGCGCAAGAAATTTTGACATTGTTTTTTGCCGGAACGTTCTCATTTACTTTGACGAGGCGGCTCAGAAAATAACAATTGACAATTTCTGGAAGTCAATGGCGCGTCATTCTTATCTTTTTATCGGACATTCTGAAAGCCTTTTTGGAATGGACACGAAATTTGAATTCTTAAAAACACCGTGGGCTTGCCTTTATCAGAAAAATGAAAAATAA
- a CDS encoding chemotaxis response regulator protein-glutamate methylesterase, producing the protein MDNIEVLVCDDSALMRNLISRIVDETEGMKVCGTAMNGKFALQKIPFLKPDLILLDIEMPEMTGVQFLEERKKRGIDIPVVILSSIATKGAAVTMQCLELGASDFITKPSGSVSSNIASVSSAIIEKIASYGGRFARKNGKNIPSTETFVKQAKLREAEAAAKKEGIIDKIAPAALSQETFSPVLFTSKRKEPEVIVPLREPGRIEVVAIGISTGGPNALREVFAHLDPKFSRPILVVQHMPAGFTKEFAASLDKICPLSVKEAEDKDEIHPGQIYIAPGNFHIVVEKSTLCNVIRLSSADLRNGHRPSADWLFESVAKIYQNRALGVIMTGMGRDGAVQLAEMRKQGAWTLGQDEESSIVYGMPRVAYELGAVQKQVSLENMANEMNTLVREHGK; encoded by the coding sequence ATGGACAATATTGAAGTACTTGTTTGCGATGATTCAGCGTTGATGCGAAATCTTATTTCAAGAATTGTAGACGAAACCGAAGGCATGAAAGTCTGCGGAACTGCAATGAACGGAAAATTCGCGCTTCAGAAAATTCCGTTTCTTAAGCCGGATTTGATTCTTCTTGACATAGAAATGCCTGAAATGACAGGCGTTCAGTTTTTGGAAGAACGCAAAAAACGCGGCATAGATATTCCTGTTGTAATTCTTTCTTCCATAGCGACAAAAGGCGCGGCCGTAACAATGCAGTGTCTTGAGCTTGGCGCAAGTGATTTTATTACAAAACCGTCCGGCTCAGTTTCAAGCAACATTGCATCAGTTTCCAGCGCAATTATCGAAAAAATTGCTTCTTACGGCGGAAGATTTGCCCGCAAAAACGGAAAAAATATTCCATCAACAGAAACTTTTGTAAAGCAGGCAAAACTCCGTGAAGCCGAAGCCGCTGCAAAAAAAGAAGGCATCATAGATAAAATTGCTCCGGCAGCTTTGTCGCAGGAAACTTTTTCGCCTGTTTTATTCACTTCAAAAAGAAAAGAGCCGGAAGTTATTGTTCCTCTAAGAGAACCCGGCAGAATTGAAGTTGTTGCAATTGGAATTTCTACTGGCGGACCTAACGCGCTTAGAGAAGTTTTTGCGCATCTTGATCCGAAGTTTTCACGGCCAATACTTGTTGTTCAGCACATGCCGGCTGGTTTTACAAAGGAATTCGCCGCGAGTTTGGATAAAATTTGTCCGCTTTCTGTAAAAGAGGCAGAGGACAAGGACGAAATTCATCCCGGGCAGATTTATATTGCTCCCGGAAACTTTCATATTGTTGTTGAAAAATCAACTTTGTGCAATGTAATCCGGCTTTCAAGCGCAGATCTTCGCAACGGACACAGACCTTCCGCAGACTGGCTTTTTGAATCCGTGGCGAAAATTTACCAGAACAGGGCGCTGGGAGTTATAATGACCGGAATGGGACGTGATGGCGCGGTTCAGCTTGCGGAAATGAGAAAACAGGGTGCTTGGACTTTGGGGCAGGACGAAGAATCTTCTATTGTCTACGGAATGCCGCGTGTTGCCTATGAGCTTGGAGCCGTTCAAAAGCAAGTTTCGCTGGAAAACATGGCAAACGAAATGAACACTCTTGTAAGAGAGCACGGAAAATAA
- a CDS encoding small ribosomal subunit Rsm22 family protein: protein MEEKIQLKWYEKRQGIKLKDKIKSEQKKKEFLEKQNLKKNSASEKKQLNSKRIHSIQKSKFVKPLEDLFSAEKIPEDAKKIIEEFDKVVESTHPLNSKQKLLLPKQIRSLSHFLTDERGERRLGYMNQTVLLSAYVHYYTWWNLVRLVRLFSNIDKKFFDVKDSSVFLDLGSGPLTVPLALFLSRPELRKKHITFYCLDISQQALAFGENIFLSVAARLKCEPWKIVRVKGELGSSVKEKADFIISANLFNELCDDFKNPPDFLAKKYTEQILSYLKFENENARYIIVEPGDPRSARLVSLMRDSFMRRGFFPVSPCTHFCQCPMDGKKGGKWCNYAFKTDDAPAELKKLSEKSELPKERAVLSFVAFQKSKDGQIDGCGCFSDERPEFISMRITSELIKLPGGRSGYYACSEKGLLLVVTSQQFLSGQKIRVLNPQKKLPIDSKSGAYILEL from the coding sequence ATGGAAGAGAAAATTCAACTTAAGTGGTACGAAAAACGGCAGGGAATAAAACTTAAGGATAAAATAAAATCGGAACAGAAAAAAAAAGAATTTCTTGAAAAGCAGAATTTAAAGAAAAACAGCGCTTCCGAAAAAAAACAGCTAAACTCAAAAAGAATCCATTCGATTCAAAAATCCAAATTTGTAAAGCCGTTGGAAGATTTATTTTCCGCTGAAAAAATTCCAGAAGATGCAAAAAAAATAATTGAAGAATTTGACAAAGTTGTTGAGTCAACGCATCCGCTTAATTCCAAGCAGAAACTTTTGCTGCCAAAGCAAATCCGCAGTCTTAGCCATTTTCTTACGGATGAGCGTGGAGAGCGTCGGCTTGGCTACATGAACCAGACTGTTCTTTTAAGCGCGTATGTTCATTATTATACTTGGTGGAATCTTGTGCGGCTTGTGCGGCTTTTTTCCAATATCGATAAGAAATTTTTTGATGTAAAAGATTCTTCAGTTTTTCTTGATCTTGGTTCTGGACCTCTCACCGTTCCGCTTGCGCTTTTTTTGTCTCGTCCTGAACTTAGAAAAAAACATATCACTTTTTATTGCCTTGACATTTCTCAGCAGGCTTTGGCTTTTGGTGAAAATATTTTTCTTTCAGTTGCAGCGCGTTTAAAATGCGAGCCGTGGAAAATTGTCCGTGTGAAAGGTGAGCTTGGTTCGTCTGTAAAGGAAAAAGCGGATTTTATTATAAGCGCAAATCTTTTCAATGAGCTTTGTGATGATTTTAAAAATCCGCCGGATTTTCTTGCAAAAAAATATACAGAACAAATTCTTTCATATTTAAAATTTGAAAATGAAAATGCGCGTTATATTATTGTAGAGCCAGGCGATCCTCGTTCGGCGCGGCTTGTAAGTTTGATGCGCGACAGTTTTATGCGGCGCGGATTTTTTCCAGTTTCTCCTTGCACGCATTTTTGCCAGTGTCCTATGGATGGAAAAAAAGGCGGCAAATGGTGCAACTACGCTTTTAAAACAGACGATGCTCCAGCTGAATTGAAAAAGCTTTCTGAAAAATCCGAGCTTCCAAAGGAAAGGGCAGTGCTTTCTTTTGTCGCGTTCCAAAAATCAAAAGACGGGCAAATTGACGGATGCGGCTGTTTTTCCGATGAAAGACCAGAATTTATTTCAATGCGGATAACAAGCGAGCTTATAAAACTTCCGGGCGGAAGAAGCGGATATTACGCTTGCTCAGAAAAAGGACTTTTGCTTGTTGTGACTTCACAGCAGTTTTTGAGCGGACAAAAAATCAGAGTGCTGAATCCGCAAAAAAAACTCCCGATTGATTCAAAATCAGGAGCTTATATTTTGGAACTTTAG
- a CDS encoding LemA family protein produces the protein MRKTFYTLAAVFLCLFAFSSCGYNGLIDKREAVEQQWANVENQYQKRSDLVPNLVATVKGYASHEESVFTQIAESRSKLGGTVNVDITDDPEKFAQFQAEQNTFSASIGRLLALTESYPELKANENFLDLQSQLEGIENRISTERKRYNDAVSEYNKAIQKFPGVLTAKMFGFTKKAYFRSEEKAAKAPEVSF, from the coding sequence ATGAGAAAAACTTTTTACACTTTGGCGGCAGTTTTTTTGTGCCTTTTTGCATTTTCAAGCTGCGGATACAACGGACTCATCGACAAACGTGAAGCAGTTGAGCAGCAGTGGGCAAACGTAGAAAATCAATATCAGAAACGCTCTGATTTAGTTCCGAATCTTGTGGCGACTGTAAAAGGCTACGCTTCGCATGAAGAAAGCGTTTTCACACAGATTGCTGAATCGCGGTCAAAACTCGGTGGAACTGTAAACGTTGACATAACCGACGATCCTGAAAAATTCGCGCAGTTTCAGGCTGAGCAAAACACTTTTTCTGCAAGCATCGGACGGCTTCTTGCTCTGACGGAAAGCTACCCGGAACTGAAGGCAAACGAAAATTTCCTTGACTTGCAAAGCCAGCTTGAAGGAATTGAAAACAGAATTTCCACGGAACGCAAAAGATACAACGATGCAGTAAGCGAATACAACAAGGCAATTCAAAAATTTCCAGGAGTTCTAACAGCGAAAATGTTCGGCTTTACAAAAAAAGCTTATTTCCGCTCAGAAGAAAAAGCCGCAAAAGCCCCGGAAGTTTCGTTTTAA
- a CDS encoding M23 family metallopeptidase: protein MKKNKIEFSDDVCYSKTLKMKSYLKLTLTCACSIFGIAAFVTGITFGVVHFKNSSGQGGFDSNSSSHISTEIFSGEDIPVQPEYNDNGLSYISYRVKKGDMIGFIADEFGVTQDTIISVNNIHASRLIQIGQYLKIPSLPGILYTVREDGETVESISKKYNVDAQKCSSVNNIGLSEKLSAGKSLFVPYAELDWVTRQEINGDLFTKPLKTRFYYSSMFGWRTSPFDSSKRTFHGGIDMACAKGTPIYAALPGKVSACGENAVYGKYVIVSHHSGYKTLYGHMNEILVRKGQFVDTNTRVGKVGSTGMSTGPHLHFTVYKNGRSINPANLWK from the coding sequence ATGAAAAAAAATAAAATTGAGTTTTCAGATGATGTGTGCTATAGTAAAACTCTAAAAATGAAATCATATTTAAAATTAACACTGACTTGCGCTTGCTCAATTTTTGGAATCGCGGCTTTTGTAACGGGAATTACATTTGGCGTTGTTCATTTTAAGAATTCAAGCGGTCAAGGCGGATTTGATTCAAATTCTTCATCTCATATTTCAACTGAAATTTTTTCCGGCGAAGACATTCCTGTTCAGCCTGAATATAACGACAACGGACTTTCATATATTTCGTACCGCGTAAAAAAAGGCGATATGATTGGCTTTATTGCGGACGAATTCGGCGTTACTCAGGACACAATAATCAGCGTAAACAATATTCATGCTTCGCGCTTGATTCAGATTGGACAGTATTTGAAAATTCCTTCGCTGCCTGGAATTCTTTATACAGTAAGGGAAGATGGCGAAACTGTTGAGTCGATTTCAAAAAAATACAATGTTGACGCTCAAAAATGTTCTTCAGTAAACAACATTGGACTTTCTGAAAAGCTTTCAGCTGGAAAATCGCTTTTTGTTCCTTATGCAGAACTTGACTGGGTTACACGGCAGGAAATCAACGGGGACTTGTTCACAAAGCCGCTTAAGACACGCTTTTATTATTCTTCTATGTTCGGCTGGCGCACAAGTCCTTTTGATAGTTCAAAGAGAACGTTTCACGGCGGAATCGATATGGCGTGCGCAAAGGGAACTCCGATTTATGCGGCTCTTCCGGGAAAAGTTTCTGCCTGCGGAGAAAATGCAGTATATGGAAAATATGTGATTGTTTCGCATCATTCTGGCTACAAAACTCTTTACGGACACATGAACGAAATTCTTGTAAGAAAAGGTCAGTTCGTTGACACAAATACAAGAGTCGGAAAAGTTGGAAGCACCGGAATGAGCACAGGTCCGCATTTGCATTTTACAGTTTACAAAAACGGTCGCTCAATAAATCCTGCGAATTTGTGGAAATAA
- a CDS encoding ATP-dependent 6-phosphofructokinase, translating to MATMKYDFSVENLGECKVKSPIELSLEHGNFRAAYVTDNSYVRRQVNVYKGVEEDCDDKAKFMEKAGPREYIYFNPAHVTAGICTCGGLCPGLNDVIRAVVRCLWNRYGVRRIKGIQFGYKGFFAEQGYDTIDLNPDNVDAIHKIGGTFLGTSRGGGDRTSDIVDSIERMGINMMFIIGGDGTQRGALDIANEIDRRGLKISVVGIPKTVDNDLQFIDRSFGFETAVQKATQAVNSIHMEAHSQINGIGLVKLMGRESGFIATATALASHEANFCLIPEVPFDLDGPNGLLAHLEARLNERHHAVIVVAEGAGQELLTSTNQTDASGNKKLADIGVYLRDRITEYFASKKIHINLKYIDPGYEVRAAVTTANDSIYCERLGNNAVHAAMAGKTKIVIGLVHDKYVHIPISMATLKRNIVDPESSLWRDCLDATLQPVYMVNNINTVVEKLKKDADEAEAKALARLEKVNGMKNS from the coding sequence ATGGCAACAATGAAATATGATTTTTCAGTGGAAAACTTGGGAGAATGCAAGGTAAAGTCTCCTATTGAACTTTCTTTGGAACACGGAAATTTCCGCGCCGCTTATGTTACAGACAATTCTTATGTTCGCCGTCAGGTGAATGTTTATAAAGGTGTTGAAGAGGATTGCGATGACAAAGCCAAGTTCATGGAAAAAGCAGGTCCTCGTGAATACATTTACTTCAATCCGGCTCATGTTACAGCGGGAATCTGCACTTGCGGTGGTCTTTGCCCTGGTCTTAACGATGTAATCCGCGCTGTTGTACGCTGTCTTTGGAATCGCTACGGTGTGCGCAGAATCAAGGGAATTCAGTTTGGCTACAAGGGATTCTTTGCAGAGCAGGGATATGACACAATCGACCTTAACCCGGACAACGTTGATGCAATCCATAAAATCGGCGGAACTTTCCTTGGAACTTCACGCGGAGGCGGAGACAGAACTTCTGACATTGTGGATTCTATTGAGCGCATGGGAATCAACATGATGTTTATCATCGGTGGTGACGGAACTCAGAGAGGCGCGCTTGATATTGCAAACGAAATCGACCGCCGCGGACTTAAAATTTCAGTTGTGGGAATTCCAAAGACTGTTGACAATGACCTTCAGTTTATTGACCGCTCGTTCGGATTTGAAACTGCTGTTCAGAAAGCAACTCAGGCTGTAAATTCAATCCACATGGAAGCGCATTCTCAGATTAACGGAATCGGTCTTGTAAAGCTTATGGGACGCGAGTCTGGATTTATTGCGACTGCGACTGCCCTTGCAAGCCACGAAGCCAACTTCTGTCTTATTCCGGAAGTTCCTTTTGACTTGGACGGACCTAACGGCTTGCTTGCTCATCTTGAAGCCCGCTTGAACGAACGCCATCACGCTGTAATTGTTGTTGCAGAAGGTGCTGGACAGGAGCTTTTGACTTCTACAAATCAGACTGACGCTTCTGGAAACAAAAAACTTGCTGACATTGGCGTTTATCTTCGCGACAGAATCACTGAATATTTCGCTTCAAAGAAAATCCATATCAACCTAAAATACATTGATCCTGGATACGAAGTTCGCGCGGCTGTTACAACTGCAAATGATTCTATTTACTGCGAGCGTCTTGGAAACAACGCGGTTCATGCGGCAATGGCAGGAAAAACAAAGATTGTTATCGGCCTTGTACATGACAAATATGTTCACATTCCGATTTCAATGGCAACTTTGAAGAGAAACATTGTTGACCCGGAAAGCTCATTGTGGCGCGACTGTCTGGATGCGACTTTGCAGCCTGTATATATGGTTAATAATATCAACACTGTTGTTGAAAAACTCAAGAAGGACGCTGACGAGGCAGAAGCAAAAGCGCTTGCCCGCCTTGAAAAAGTCAACGGAATGAAAAACAGCTAA